A region of Subtercola boreus DNA encodes the following proteins:
- a CDS encoding PrsW family intramembrane metalloprotease: MTTLPTPMSPAAGELAPVWSAPTPKKPVSTGFVFGVNAICVLGFVFLLVIGYVVLAVGPVASLICGILALVPLTVVLLVVRLIDRWEPEPRPALWFAFLWGAAASVALALLVDAGVQILVYVASDGQAVPDDTFGAVIQAPLVEESAKGLGVLLIFLVLRRTFDGPVDGLVYAATVAGGFAFVENILYFGSSLVEGGGVSLGITFALRGIMGPFAHVMFTACTGIALGFAARRRGFWRTTGLFLLGLFCAMLLHALWNGTTVVAEGIEGFLFAYAVIQVPLFALAIVGVVLLRRAEARLTRARLTEYQAVGWYVPAEVDMLSTGSGRRSAIAWARRQPVPKTREMRAFIHDSTTLAFTRQRLLTGRDRVGATRQEAELLRAVAGDRAALLG; this comes from the coding sequence ATGACGACACTGCCCACCCCGATGTCCCCCGCCGCGGGGGAGCTCGCGCCCGTGTGGTCGGCACCGACGCCGAAGAAGCCGGTCAGCACGGGTTTCGTGTTCGGAGTCAACGCGATCTGCGTGCTGGGGTTCGTCTTCCTGCTGGTGATCGGTTACGTGGTGCTGGCCGTGGGCCCGGTTGCGTCGCTCATCTGCGGCATCCTCGCTCTGGTGCCGCTGACCGTGGTGCTGCTGGTCGTGCGTCTCATCGACCGCTGGGAGCCGGAACCGCGGCCCGCCCTCTGGTTCGCGTTCCTCTGGGGGGCCGCGGCATCCGTCGCCCTCGCCCTCCTGGTGGACGCGGGGGTGCAGATCCTCGTGTACGTGGCCAGCGACGGGCAGGCCGTTCCGGATGACACGTTCGGCGCGGTGATCCAGGCGCCGCTGGTGGAGGAGAGCGCCAAGGGGCTCGGGGTGCTGCTCATCTTCCTGGTGCTGCGGCGCACGTTCGACGGTCCGGTCGACGGGCTCGTCTACGCCGCCACGGTCGCCGGTGGCTTCGCGTTCGTCGAGAACATCCTCTATTTCGGGTCCTCGCTCGTCGAGGGCGGGGGAGTCTCCCTCGGCATCACGTTCGCGCTCCGCGGCATCATGGGCCCGTTCGCGCATGTGATGTTCACGGCCTGCACCGGCATCGCGCTCGGTTTCGCCGCGCGTCGGCGGGGGTTCTGGCGGACGACGGGGCTGTTCCTCCTCGGGCTGTTCTGCGCAATGCTCCTGCACGCCCTCTGGAACGGCACCACCGTCGTCGCCGAGGGCATCGAGGGGTTCCTGTTCGCGTACGCGGTCATCCAGGTGCCGCTGTTCGCCCTGGCGATCGTCGGGGTCGTGCTGCTCCGGCGCGCGGAGGCCCGGCTCACGCGTGCCCGGCTCACCGAGTACCAGGCCGTGGGCTGGTACGTGCCTGCAGAGGTCGACATGCTCTCGACCGGCAGCGGTCGGCGGTCAGCGATCGCCTGGGCCCGCCGGCAGCCGGTTCCGAAGACGCGAGAGATGCGGGCGTTCATCCACGATTCGACGACTCTGGCCTTCACCCGCCAGCGGCTCCTCACCGGGCGCGACCGTGTCGGCGCGACACGGCAGGAGGCCGAGTTGCTCCGGGCGGTGGCCGGCGACCGGGCGGCGCTGCTCGGCTGA